Genomic DNA from Prunus persica cultivar Lovell chromosome G1, Prunus_persica_NCBIv2, whole genome shotgun sequence:
ACCTGGCTACAGGTATGGTGCATGTTGATGAGCAGGCTAGAGTCAACTGGTCCTTTGTTTGTGAGGCAAGTGTGATAACAAGGACATCAAAAAGTCTGCACCATACCTTGACTGGGATGAATATGGAGGATGAAATTTCTACTTAATATAGGATGGAGACATTCTAGAACGGCTTTGCCTTGAGATGAGGCTAAAATTGCTCATCCAGCTTGAATGTTAATGCGTGCATATGTGAGATTAAATGAGCTGATGCTTAAACTACATTTCGTATGAATTTACCAGCATTGCTGCTGTATGTTTTCAGGGATATACCAGGATGTATGTGCATGatgaaatttttaataatagtGGGATGAGACATTCTATAACTGCCTTGCCTTAAGATGAGCCTTAAATGTCTAACCCTGCATTCAGGTTGAATGCTTATGTGTGCATGTGTGAGAGAGTGAGCTGGTGCTTAAGCTACCTTTTTTATGAATGTGTCAGGATAGCTGCTGAATGTTTTGATGGATTCGTTCACCTTTTGTGAATCTGCCTGTGAAGTTAGTTCCAGCATATTTATGTGAGGAATAAACTAATGTCAAAGCTTCTAATTAGAACTGTTTACTTTTCAGCTTCCTTATTCAGTTCCAGAGATATATGAAGGAATATGCAACAGGTTTGCCTTTGATCACACTGCTGGGTTGGTTGCCTTGCGTACAGAGAATTATCGCATCCAATTCTACAGCTTATTTGATGACCGTGAAGTTTCTGAGGTGaagatgttttgttgtttatttgaTGTTTCAATGgataattgttgaatttgcTACAGAGAACTTTTTATTGCTTTCTGGGTTTTTTAATTGTCCTTGTAAGGGAGTTTGTTcattggtaaataaatacccACAACATAAATTCCTAGGTGCAAGTACTAGCCAAAGCTGCTAGCTTTGTGAAATTATTGTGTTGATAAATATGTTTGTGGTTGTGGTTGTATGTACATGTTGGGAAGAGTAAATtggttttaaattgaaatattcctcttgacataatatattttctcAATTGAATAAATATACTTTTGGGGGGGTCTGTGTTGTTTTAGTCTTGTAAATTAAAAAGGTTGATATTGCTTTGTTGTTGTTAGTTTTGGGCCACTAGAGGATCTTCCAGTTGGATGCATCATGTACTTGCTCCTTCTCCTGTTCATATGCATCAAATTTATTTCCATACATAAAgtatatgtatgtgtgtatatgtaatatatatacagagagagagagagagagagagagagagagagagagagagagagagagagagagagagagagagagattgctCTGTTGTTTATAAGTGATTATATGTTAGTTAAGTTATTTTGGATTGGGCATTTCGCAGGTTCAAGTCTGGGAGAGAAACCATCAACCAGGTGATGAAATCAGAGTAAGTTGCTCATTTTACTTTATAGCTTGAGAGCACCATCTCATTTATTTACATTCTACTAAAACATCTTATCACTAATTTGACCATATCTTGGGGTATTGTGGTCACAGGTAATAGTGACTTTGGTGTGTCTATCTGGAGATGGCTCTATGATGAGCACTGTTGAAGTTAAGCTGCCTGAGGAGGGATTAGGTGGTCTTGTTTGTCTTAAGTTTTGGGCATCAGGGTCACAGAACAAAAATTTCACCATGTCCACCATTGTTTACGAACCTCACAGGTTTGGACCTGACTGATTCTACCTAGAAAAGTGTAGTTGGcagaatttgatatttttcttcagtTGTGATATTCATTGAGTGCCCTGCTTCTGATAGACTGTCAATTGCTACTGAACTTATTAAGCATGAGGAAAATTTGTATCTTCTTAATTTACAATCTCTTATATGCTACAAAGTTGTGAAGCTGAATATTCATTTATTGTATAGGGATGCAGGAATTTCTTCTCTGGCTTTCCATCCCACCCGTCGTATGGTTGTCAGTTCATCATATGGTGGGGATTTCAAGGtaattttgattgatttgtatatttattgttgaggattctgtttctttttgaaatttaCAAATGTATGTCACGGTTTCAGATTTGGGTTTGCAGTGATGAGATTCAGCAGAAACGTGAGGCACTGCAACATTCTGGTTGGATGTGTCATGCTGTAGGTTCATACAAGTATGCCCCCCCTCTATCTTGGAAGACAAAACTTTCTTGTCGAGGCAGTCTGAATATCCTACatttactctctttttttttttaatttaccaACTATTAAGACATGATTAATTCATGAATAGTCAAAAGTTATGAATGAATTATTAAAATTCTATTTTGTGTTTAAtgaacaaaatttattttggctGTTGCTCAGATCTCAATGTTGATGTTGTAACTGAATATTGGTTAGTCATAGAAGCTATGTGAATTCTGCGGTGTGGATTTCTTGGTCTTGGGCCTTTGTTCAATAAAGCTTTTGATGCTGTAGGTGTCTTAGAGTCCTGTTCTTTGtgtctttttatttcttggaGATTACTTGCCAGGATTCAGGTCTTATAGACCAGTGTACACCTTGTCATCTGTTTTAAACTgtttcattttccttcaacgaaattttgtttcttattagAAAAAAAGGTTGACACCTCATGTGTGGATATACTTCATGCAAAAAAATGGCTGGGGATATAATACAGTggtaaaagaaaatagaataaTGCACTGATCAGATGTTTTCAGCACATATAAAATAACCTTGTTTTCAAAACTCTTGGTTCTTGGTTGTCTTCATCACACATGAACTTATTTGAAAACTCTCAGTATTATGAACAATGATTTCCCTTGCAGGAAGAAGCCAATGACAGCTGCTGCATTTTCTGCTGATGGTTCTGTTCTGGCTGTTGCAGCTGAAACTGTGATTACACTATGGGACCCTGACAACAATGCACTTGTGGCTGTGATTGGAGAGGCGCAGATGGTGAATTTTTCAGATCCCAATTGCCTTTGGATTATGCTTTTTCAgaaacatatattattttgtgtgAATCATTTTCTTAGTGCATGAAAAAGCACCAGTCATGGCCTGTCTATTTCCAATCTTTTCATTTGGGACTTGATCTTTCATTTATGAAGAATTTCAGACCTCCATACTGCTCCAAATTGAGCATGGttgtctttatttatttagtaaattttTGCAAGGGTGGTCTTAAAAGGCCTTAAATGGAGAGTATCCTTAGAATATGCTATTTGTTGTCATGTTTACCACATCATGTTTATGCTTTATGCTGGTTCAAGCTACAATGTTGGTAGAAGATATAGAAAAACCATTCAACGGACCGCATTCAGTATTCATGAAttgcttctctctttctctctctctctctctctctctctctctctcatgtagCTGTCTTCATTTTTCCAGCCAATTGTGACCCTGTCTTTTGCTGGGAAATCAGAGTATCTTGTGTCTGTCTCCCAAGGTTCAAAACCACAGCTATCGGTGTGGAGCATGTCAAAACTATCTGAATTTTGGTCGTACAAGCTTCACATAGAAGGTTTGCATCTCTCgtgtgtttttatttcttttccttgaggttttcttaatcACATGAACTTTGTAATGGTTCAACCAGCTAGGCCTATGTTTATAACTCCCAAAGAGCTCAGAATGACGCTGACAACATTGTGTCCCATTCTTTATTCCACTGGCATTGAGTTGAATGTTCCTTTATTTACTGATCATGACAGTCATGTCACTGGCATCCCACTTTGATTTGAAATTCTGCTATTTGTGCATTTTTCAGATCTTACCTGTGCGCCAGATTCATCATCGTTTGCAGTTCTTGCCCTTCTTCCCAAATCATCTGCTGGTATGGGCTCTAATGAACCTTCTCTCGTAGGGAAAGATGGGGTAATCTTATTATTCAATGCAACAGATCCTGTTCCGTTGACCATGTGGTCTGTAAGGAAGGTATGCTGTGCCTAAAATCTCTTCCTTTTGTTGAGAGCCATTCTGGTATATGCTtccccattttctttttacacTTAGAAtccatttaacaaaaaatataagaaatgaTGCGGTGTTATTTTGCCTTTAACCTTCATTAACATTAAGACTTAActgatttatttgtttttctatgaACAAAGATATAAATCTATAATTCGGTGGGCACAGCAGTGCCATGCAGAATCTGAGGGCTGATATGGACAAGGACATGCATGTTGAAATGTGTTTTCAGATGCATGAATCCATAAATCCCAcccaacagaaagaaaaaactgacgagaggaaaaccaaaacaaggaaaaaccTAGAATTCAAGAGAAAATAACTCAACTGCTTGATTTCTGGTCTGTGCACATTTGTGTGCCTTATTtattggtttattaatttattttaggcGGGAGGTTGGTTCCTCTCTGATAAAAAGTGTGGTTGCATTTTCTCCTGTCACTTTGTTGGAAAGGTCCAACTCTTTCAAGTCACACAAATCTAcacaattattttctttaatccGAACTCCACAGGCGTGAATTCGTGATGCTTTTCTGTGTTGTAATTGCACGCACTTCATGGTATTAGAAAAGAATGAATTGTATTCTAATCCTCTGTGCTTATATCTCAGGCTAAGGGTGGGGGTCTTGCTTTTCTGAACGGGAACCAGCATTCCTtccaatataatattttagatGGGAAACCACCACAAACTTTACTTGTGTACATGAATGGTGACCATGAGTACGTCATCTTTGACCCATATGGCAATGAAACAAATGAACTTAGTCTAACCAAGCGGGAGAGTCATGTTGCCCTTGATGAAACAGGTAGAGCTTCACTGTGCATTAGTTTTGTGAGTGATTGATTAAAGATGAACATGACGCTTGAACAAGGAATCGAtgtataattgttttttttttttttttaaaacatgcaTAGAATATagtatatgtttttttattgatgattCTGTGTCCAactttttgtaaatttttcgTATCACTGTATTTTGTCCTGTGCCATTTAACATAGCAtagtatatataatttctcAGATTAAAAATGAGACTAGAATTAGATCTTTTGTTGTGGTGCAttatcattataaaaaaaaaaccgcgTATACTACTTGTGTTCAGAAGAATATGAATGTGTATGTTGTTTTGACTTAGGTTTTGACTTGGGTCTAAATATTCAAGGAGATTTTCTAGTAGGAAGTGAGATGCCTATAGTCGCCATGAGTTTCAAGCTCAGTTTGGAATGAAAAGTTAACGTATATTCATGAGTTAACTTTTTGTCCGCATGTACAGATAGAGTTTGCATACATACATACGTTAATATATGTATCATAAATTAGCGTTTAGGTTAGAAGAAGTTGATTATATGCTGATACGTAAGCTTTTGTGAGAGGAACTGGTTCAGTGGTCTGTCTTATGTCAGTTGAGCTACATACATACTATATATGCTTTCCAACTGAAGAATTAGCACCATAATTTGAGTTGCTTGGGAAATTAAGCCAGCTGAAGAAGTTATAACTAATGCAGCTGTTGTGTTCGAGAACCTCATAATGATGAATGATATTTGAGTTTGTACCTGTGTGTACCTATATTacagtattttattttgatactaatttaatttttcatttaacAGGGCAATTTGGATATGCATCTATCTATGGGGAGCTACCACGGTTTGATTTAAAGAGAGATCAGGCCTTCTTGGCCCCATCTGCCCCATCACAGAGGCCTTGGGAGACCCTATTTAGTGGGTCATCGCATAATCTTCCGCCCCTTACCAAACTGTGTTCAGAATTTATGGAATCACTGCTAGAAAAGAGGACTGCCACCGTAGAATAACCTGTTTGTTGCCCTCGACCGGCAATCTAGATCAGGCGAAAGTGTGAGGAAGGTTTAGATGCCTGGTTGATCAACAAAGATAATGCTGGGGTGTGACATAGATTTGGTGGCTTTGGGGCAGAAGGCAAAACTGAATGCAATATAAATGATGCCAACACCAAGTCAAATCTAAGGAACTTAGAACTTGCAAATTTAGTAGCCTCGGCTAGGGTTATGATCTTGAGTTATTTTGAATCGTTGACCGAAGTACGAGGCCATATGAGAAGCACGGAATTCACATCCAATTGAATTTCCGTTGTCTTTagaaattttgtaatttaaagtGGACGATTACAGCACAATTTTGTAATCCTATATTTCTacagaaaattttgtaaattttgatGAGTTTGTATCTTAAATTCTTTTGTGTGCTTTATTGCACAGTACTTTGAACCTTTGTCTGAATCATACTAAGGCTAGCTTCGTTGTATTTTGAAGTCAATTTGCTAAGTTGGTGTTTTATACTATAATTAGCATCTCTCATGTAGCATGGTTGGCCCGTAGAAAGTTGGATCTATTCTAGTAGACTGGAAGCAAGAAGTCACAATTCATTTGTATGGGAAAAGATTGTTTGAAACCGGGTGCTGCTATACAGTACTTGGTACATGGTGGATTTTTATTCGATATTTTGTTCGTACTTGATAGTTACGTGGAAACATCGATAAAATATCCGTAGTATACCAAGTACTGTACATTGGTACCCGGTACTAGTTAATTACTCTCCTCCATTGTTTATGCATTATGATCCACGCGTAAATTCATATGAATGCACATAGCAGAATGCTGTTGAAAAACAATGGCAAGCAACGTCTGTAACCCCCAATAGCTTGGTGTTGCGCATGCGGTATATGAACCAAAACAGTGTGCTTTTTGTTGCATTTGAGACCAATGTCCAGATTCTAATAGTGGTTTGTCTCACTAGTAGTTTTAAAATCATAGAGTGCTACATGCCTTAATATTTAACCCCACACTGTTCTACTTTAAAACAttgtttattttgtagatTAGATACATAATCTTACAGATAACTTCATGCATACATGAAATTCATACAAGGAGAAACGTTCTCTTGATAAAATTAAGTTATAAGACTACAAATTTATATCATCATCACGTTGATTTCTGAACGTTTAGATATACAGTTTATCAACATAAATATTTGTCTGGTAAAATAGAGTCTAATAAGAGAATATTAGTCACCaccaatataaaatattacatAGGAGAATATATGCCATAGTATAGCTCCCATAAATCTATTTAGCCAGTCAAATACAATGTACATAGAAAGTTGATAATGAA
This window encodes:
- the LOC18792849 gene encoding WD repeat-containing protein 75 isoform X1; protein product: MIGGGKSYVSAPPAFSTDAKRLLVCTGTVVSIFSTSTGLQIASLEAHNALVTSVIVVPGNKALSFCWTASLDGTLRYWDFAVAELMKTIDIKMPIFSMVIPSFLGQPEKGMQESALPVHVFAYLSVENTQVQANAPKALRGQIRKCDLTESRLGGGVFAETREPEVITVSPSGKFFGIRNKRKIHIWRVPAIDSKLLVSKKITLHHTRNLTVLAFHPTKTIVAAGDVSGRILTWRGFGNRTFSDGGKLENGTSKNNEEERPGVRGDDDADSCTTWHWHPAGINVLSFSSDGAYLYSGGVEGVLVVWQLDTGKKKFLPRIGSPLLYLTDSSDPSLSSISCADNQIHILKMPLMEIVKSISGIKLPYSVPEIYEGICNRFAFDHTAGLVALRTENYRIQFYSLFDDREVSEVQVWERNHQPGDEIRVIVTLVCLSGDGSMMSTVEVKLPEEGLGGLVCLKFWASGSQNKNFTMSTIVYEPHRDAGISSLAFHPTRRMVVSSSYGGDFKIWVCSDEIQQKREALQHSGWMCHAVGSYKKKPMTAAAFSADGSVLAVAAETVITLWDPDNNALVAVIGEAQMPIVTLSFAGKSEYLVSVSQGSKPQLSVWSMSKLSEFWSYKLHIEDLTCAPDSSSFAVLALLPKSSAGMGSNEPSLVGKDGVILLFNATDPVPLTMWSVRKAKGGGLAFLNGNQHSFQYNILDGKPPQTLLVYMNGDHEYVIFDPYGNETNELSLTKRESHVALDETGQFGYASIYGELPRFDLKRDQAFLAPSAPSQRPWETLFSGSSHNLPPLTKLCSEFMESLLEKRTATVE
- the LOC18792849 gene encoding WD repeat-containing protein 75 isoform X2; translation: MKTIDIKMPIFSMVIPSFLGQPEKGMQESALPVHVFAYLSVENTQVQANAPKALRGQIRKCDLTESRLGGGVFAETREPEVITVSPSGKFFGIRNKRKIHIWRVPAIDSKLLVSKKITLHHTRNLTVLAFHPTKTIVAAGDVSGRILTWRGFGNRTFSDGGKLENGTSKNNEEERPGVRGDDDADSCTTWHWHPAGINVLSFSSDGAYLYSGGVEGVLVVWQLDTGKKKFLPRIGSPLLYLTDSSDPSLSSISCADNQIHILKMPLMEIVKSISGIKLPYSVPEIYEGICNRFAFDHTAGLVALRTENYRIQFYSLFDDREVSEVQVWERNHQPGDEIRVIVTLVCLSGDGSMMSTVEVKLPEEGLGGLVCLKFWASGSQNKNFTMSTIVYEPHRDAGISSLAFHPTRRMVVSSSYGGDFKIWVCSDEIQQKREALQHSGWMCHAVGSYKKKPMTAAAFSADGSVLAVAAETVITLWDPDNNALVAVIGEAQMPIVTLSFAGKSEYLVSVSQGSKPQLSVWSMSKLSEFWSYKLHIEDLTCAPDSSSFAVLALLPKSSAGMGSNEPSLVGKDGVILLFNATDPVPLTMWSVRKAKGGGLAFLNGNQHSFQYNILDGKPPQTLLVYMNGDHEYVIFDPYGNETNELSLTKRESHVALDETGQFGYASIYGELPRFDLKRDQAFLAPSAPSQRPWETLFSGSSHNLPPLTKLCSEFMESLLEKRTATVE